The sequence GAACATTCCTTTTCCCTTGTAGTGCCGCTCAGCACTTTCTCTGTCTGGAAAGATGTTGCGTTTTTTGCGGGTTTTGCGGGGTAGGGAGAAGCCGTTTTTTATTTTCAGGGTCTGCAGGATCCGGAAGAGCAGAATATGTCGGGCTGGAAAAATGACAGGATCCAGAAGAATGATCCGGGAAAAGAGTTCCGGGAAACGGGCTGCGGCTGCATAGATAAAAAAGCCTCCCATGGAATGCCCTATGGCAGTTATCGGACAGGCCTCGTTTTTTTGCAGAATAAGAGCAAGATCATCAATGAAGAGCTTCCAGTTGTTGAGAGGAAGCGTACCTTCCCGTGTGGACAGGCCATGCCCACGGATATCGGCAGCAAGAAAACCGTAGCCGTAGCTGTAAAGACTGTTGAGCATGGGGAGGTACGCAGCCGCGCACAGGCTGTTCCCGTGGAGGAAAAAAAGGGAATTTTTCCCCCGGGCAGGGCCTTGCAGCATATGAAGATCTCCGGATTCAGCAGGAAAGAAAAGATCCTGGAAATCATTAGTCATGGTCGGGTACCGTCATGCCCAGCTCAATAAGATCCTGCTTGAAGGACTGAGGTTCAAAGACCATGCCTTTTCTCCACTTACCTTCGTATTCCAGTGTGGGGACCACCCAGTCTTCGCCTCCATTAATGGCAACTACCTTTTCAACCAGAGATGTTTCGGCAGTTTCTATATTGACTACCTGAAAGGGTATATCATTGTCTCTCAGCCACCGGATGGCTTTCTGGCAGTGTGGGCACCAGCTGGCACTAAAAACTTGGAGCATAATTAGGAGGTCCTTTTTAGGGCTTGAAGAGTTATGCCTCAAAGCTGAGTTCGAGGGTAAATGCGCTGTCCGCAACAACGAAAGGTACCGCAATCTTAGGGCCGTCAGTAATGTGCTTGAGTTCGTGATTTTCTCCGGATGCAACACTGGGAATGGCCCCCTCATAAACGAGGCCGACAGATTCAAGTTCTTTTCGGGCTTGGCCTGAGATCATGTTGGCCAGTTCTCCGGCTGCCTCAGCCACTTCATCGTTTAGGTTTTCAATAGGTTCTCCGAACATGCCGGATACAATTGCCAGAATGGCTTTTTTTTGAAAACTGATGGAAAATGTGGCATGGGATGGTCCGGTCATTCCCACAATGGCGCTGACATCTCCCGTGGCTTTATTATCCTTTTTCAAGAAGGGTTTGCCTGGAGCTGGTTTGACAAAAGCCATGGTGGAAATAACACTGATCGTTGCAGTAATGAACGGATTGACATGTTCGGCTTTCATGGGAACCTCTGAGGCGGGGAGAAGCAGATTGTTAGGTGTACTGGCAGCTTGTGGTATTGGTTGGGGTCTGCCAGGATCAACTCCACGTTTGATGGTTTTTATTATTGGAACATAATTTGTTTCACCAGGGAGGCGTCCGCCCGCTGGAGATGCACAAATCCTGAAGAAACACGGCCTGTATAATACGAAAGGAGAATACTTTCCGAAAGGTAGCAGAAGGTAGGCGTTCATGCAAGAATTTCAATTCTGGGAAGATGCGGAAATATGATGTATGGTGGAAAAATCCAACAGTAATAAGGTTTATAGAAATAAGGTCCCGGATGTACCGTAATGAAAGCAGGCGGTTGGTCCTTTATGGCTACTATGGCAGCGGCATGGAGATGAGATATTTCAGGTAGTGTCAAGGAGTACCGCATAAATGGATGTTCACCGGCTGTTTTCCAATTAGGGATTCAGGATTGATTGGAGGGCAGTAGGCAGAGAATGCTAACGTTCAGGGTGTTTTTTGTTTAGGAGTTTGTTAGTACAGAATAGAATTCGTTTTTGGTTTTTTAAACCTGTTTTTAGCGGTTTCTCATGAATGGCCCCATAGTTGCATCTCTCTATGGATACAGCTTACATGCTGATATTGCAGGGTGTGACGTTTTCGGACTTGTTTTTAAAAAGGAGGCTCAATGTTGAAGCCAACGCTTTGGGGAGGATGTGCCCTTTTGACGGGTATAGTTCTTTTTTTGTTCAAGAGTATAGCCATGTTTATGGAAAAAGAATTTTTAATGGCAGATACAAGCCTGAAGGATATGCTGAATGTTGACTCCATGGACTGGATCGATGCCCTTCCTTTGGATCTTCTACAGCAAGTGGCCGCATATTTGATGCTTGCACCTTTATATCTTCTGCTCATGGGAGTGGGGGTGCTGATGCTTGTAATCGGTGGATTTATGGAAAAATAGTTCTTTGATTCAGAATATGAGCAGGGAAAGC is a genomic window of Desulfobotulus pelophilus containing:
- a CDS encoding alpha/beta fold hydrolase — its product is MTNDFQDLFFPAESGDLHMLQGPARGKNSLFFLHGNSLCAAAYLPMLNSLYSYGYGFLAADIRGHGLSTREGTLPLNNWKLFIDDLALILQKNEACPITAIGHSMGGFFIYAAAARFPELFSRIILLDPVIFPARHILLFRILQTLKIKNGFSLPRKTRKKRNIFPDRESAERHYKGKGMFRLWHQESLHGFLSQGLRASSENGYELSCMPELEARFYESVPMDTWHYARRISCPVHIIRGENSHLFSEDAALRLTREIPFCTLETLPRIGHFFPLEEPKLCARHIHKVLCRSSFP
- a CDS encoding glutaredoxin family protein — encoded protein: MLQVFSASWCPHCQKAIRWLRDNDIPFQVVNIETAETSLVEKVVAINGGEDWVVPTLEYEGKWRKGMVFEPQSFKQDLIELGMTVPDHD
- a CDS encoding chemotaxis protein CheX, which codes for MNAYLLLPFGKYSPFVLYRPCFFRICASPAGGRLPGETNYVPIIKTIKRGVDPGRPQPIPQAASTPNNLLLPASEVPMKAEHVNPFITATISVISTMAFVKPAPGKPFLKKDNKATGDVSAIVGMTGPSHATFSISFQKKAILAIVSGMFGEPIENLNDEVAEAAGELANMISGQARKELESVGLVYEGAIPSVASGENHELKHITDGPKIAVPFVVADSAFTLELSFEA